Proteins co-encoded in one Bacteroidota bacterium genomic window:
- a CDS encoding ABC transporter permease subunit produces the protein MNSFQSTKEIIHSDIRQSLRSRWFWAYSLLFGGFVATMFTSGITESQIIGFVGLSRLMVTFMQISMAVLPIYVLISTVRSVVGDRENSVMEYVLSLPISFSSYFWGKLLGRFLIIYTPVFIALVGAVIWALITNIEVPWDLFFLYSILLATLVFFFLGLSMYISARASSQEIAVSTAFIIWLILVAFIDLILIGIMLKMRGNPELIIGIGMLNPLQVFRTGSLILFDPKLTVMGTASYYVLDTVSREVFIIFSIIYPLGLGFLFAFLGNRYFNRNDVV, from the coding sequence ATGAATAGTTTTCAAAGCACAAAAGAGATCATACACTCAGACATACGCCAAAGTTTACGGTCGCGTTGGTTTTGGGCATATAGTCTGTTATTCGGTGGATTTGTTGCCACAATGTTTACTTCAGGCATTACAGAGTCTCAAATTATAGGTTTTGTAGGATTAAGTCGTCTTATGGTTACCTTCATGCAAATTAGCATGGCTGTACTACCAATTTATGTGCTAATATCTACAGTGCGTTCGGTTGTTGGTGACAGAGAAAACAGCGTAATGGAATATGTATTATCTCTGCCTATATCCTTTAGCAGCTATTTCTGGGGAAAACTTCTCGGACGATTCCTGATAATCTATACACCGGTCTTTATTGCGTTAGTAGGAGCTGTTATTTGGGCTTTGATCACTAACATAGAAGTGCCTTGGGATTTATTCTTTTTGTATAGTATCTTATTGGCTACATTGGTGTTTTTCTTTCTTGGATTGAGTATGTATATATCTGCCAGAGCATCATCACAGGAAATTGCAGTGAGTACAGCGTTTATTATTTGGTTGATTTTAGTAGCATTTATCGACTTAATTCTAATAGGTATTATGTTGAAAATGCGTGGTAATCCCGAATTGATAATAGGTATTGGAATGCTGAACCCTTTACAGGTATTCAGAACAGGTAGTTTAATTCTATTCGACCCAAAATTAACAGTTATGGGAACAGCATCGTACTATGTATTAGATACGGTAAGTCGTGAGGTATTTATTATTTTTTCAATCATTTACCCATTAGGTTTAGGCTTTCTTTTTGCTTTTTTGGGGAATAGATATTTTAACAGAAATGATGTAGTTTAA
- a CDS encoding nitrous oxide reductase accessory protein NosL, which translates to MKKISFVIVLIGFMTSCKQQTDFKPRDINFDRDVCHICLMGLTDQRYNAQSINEYGEVHWYDDIGCLVEEMRDSSTWNQWKGDKVKFWIGDAGKGNDPSNWIDAESAYYDFGKHTPMGYGYSAYAEKPDADSIFTFNEVIQRINEGKTMREGFIQEKMLMMKDNPEKLKKLEEKLEKERNKKE; encoded by the coding sequence ATGAAAAAAATATCATTTGTAATTGTACTCATAGGCTTTATGACCTCTTGCAAGCAACAAACCGATTTTAAACCTCGTGACATCAATTTTGATCGTGATGTTTGTCACATATGTCTAATGGGATTGACTGATCAACGCTATAATGCCCAATCCATTAATGAATATGGAGAAGTTCACTGGTATGATGATATTGGTTGTTTGGTCGAAGAAATGAGAGACTCTTCAACCTGGAATCAATGGAAAGGAGATAAAGTAAAATTTTGGATAGGAGATGCCGGTAAGGGAAATGACCCGTCAAACTGGATTGATGCTGAATCTGCTTATTACGACTTTGGCAAGCATACCCCTATGGGTTATGGATATTCAGCCTATGCCGAAAAACCGGATGCAGATAGTATTTTCACTTTTAATGAGGTAATACAACGTATAAATGAGGGAAAAACCATGCGCGAAGGCTTTATCCAGGAAAAAATGTTAATGATGAAAGATAATCCTGAAAAGTTGAAAAAATTAGAGGAAAAACTTGAGAAAGAGCGTAATAAAAAAGAGTAA
- a CDS encoding ABC transporter ATP-binding protein: MNNTEPLITIDQLTKSFKKIAVIEDLSHQFKAGERIALVGQNGAGKTTLIRSILGLYDYEGNIEVLGMNPRKEREIILQNIGFVPQIPPPIKMTVKEMLEFFATLTKTDKQEFIDISENLGLDVKLNINKPFMKLSGGMKQKLLVSFALGRKPKILLMDEPAANLDPTARTILFDYLHKFDKNALMIISSHRIDEVKNLVNRLVEMDMGKIVVNKQV, translated from the coding sequence TTGAACAATACTGAACCCTTAATAACAATTGATCAATTGACAAAATCTTTTAAAAAGATTGCTGTAATTGAAGATTTATCTCATCAGTTTAAAGCCGGTGAAAGGATTGCTTTGGTCGGTCAGAATGGAGCAGGAAAAACAACGCTGATACGAAGTATATTGGGGTTGTATGATTATGAAGGAAATATTGAAGTTCTCGGGATGAACCCACGAAAAGAAAGAGAAATAATACTTCAAAATATTGGATTTGTACCCCAGATTCCACCTCCAATAAAGATGACTGTGAAAGAAATGCTGGAGTTTTTTGCCACTCTTACCAAAACTGATAAACAGGAATTTATTGATATCAGTGAAAATCTGGGCCTGGATGTGAAACTCAATATTAACAAACCATTTATGAAACTTTCGGGAGGCATGAAACAAAAGCTCCTGGTCTCATTTGCTTTAGGAAGAAAACCGAAAATTTTATTGATGGATGAACCGGCTGCTAACCTTGACCCTACGGCCCGAACAATACTATTCGACTATTTACACAAATTCGATAAAAATGCTTTGATGATTATTAGCAGTCACAGAATTGATGAGGTTAAAAACTTAGTTAACCGCTTAGTTGAAATGGATATGGGTAAAATTGTGGTAAATAAACAGGTGTAA
- a CDS encoding NapH/MauN family ferredoxin-type protein — protein MINIKKLTPIPAKPKEELPHSKLGITFKEWKATNPNKNKWRNLRWGVLLFMNFLFWASFTFDIGVLEGSLSGSRFFGIYLMDPYNALQEMFIGSTTGYFAMLTTNFFIGFFIILMFYFLLGGRTFCSWLCPYHFLAENAEKLHDYLVKKKKIKEHNYKIGIKYIFWAGFLLLAVFTKILVFETLNPVGIISRAIIYGPGLLLLWVVALLLLEIVYSKRLWCRYVCPIGVTYSAFGKITPTAIEFDLSKCGHCRDCQDVCLVPHELWFVKRGAATKEVHFAGADCTRCGLCVDVCYGDALKFTIRGFDKIRL, from the coding sequence ATGATAAACATTAAAAAACTAACACCAATACCGGCAAAACCAAAAGAAGAATTACCGCATTCTAAATTAGGTATAACTTTTAAAGAATGGAAGGCAACTAATCCAAACAAAAACAAATGGCGTAATTTACGTTGGGGAGTTTTACTTTTTATGAATTTTTTGTTCTGGGCTTCTTTTACTTTCGATATTGGAGTTTTGGAAGGTTCGCTAAGCGGTTCCCGATTTTTCGGCATTTACCTGATGGATCCCTATAATGCTCTTCAGGAAATGTTTATTGGAAGTACAACCGGATACTTCGCAATGCTGACAACCAACTTCTTTATAGGTTTTTTTATAATACTAATGTTTTATTTTTTATTAGGCGGACGTACTTTTTGTTCATGGTTATGTCCTTATCATTTTCTAGCAGAAAATGCCGAAAAATTGCACGATTATTTAGTGAAAAAGAAAAAAATAAAAGAACATAACTATAAAATAGGGATTAAATATATTTTTTGGGCAGGATTTCTATTACTGGCCGTTTTTACAAAAATATTAGTTTTCGAAACTCTTAACCCTGTAGGCATAATTTCAAGAGCTATTATTTACGGTCCCGGATTATTATTACTTTGGGTAGTTGCATTGTTACTTTTAGAAATCGTATATTCAAAACGTCTCTGGTGCAGATATGTTTGCCCGATAGGAGTTACCTATAGTGCTTTTGGTAAAATAACACCTACGGCAATAGAGTTTGACTTATCAAAATGTGGTCATTGCAGAGATTGTCAGGATGTTTGTTTGGTGCCACATGAACTATGGTTTGTAAAACGGGGCGCAGCTACCAAAGAGGTACACTTTGCCGGAGCAGATTGTACAAGATGCGGCTTGTGTGTTGATGTATGCTATGGAGATGCATTAAAATTTACTATACGCGGTTTTGACAAAATTAGACTCTGA